In Grus americana isolate bGruAme1 chromosome 19, bGruAme1.mat, whole genome shotgun sequence, the following are encoded in one genomic region:
- the YWHAE gene encoding 14-3-3 protein epsilon isoform X1, with product MDDREDLVYQAKLAEQAERYDEMVESMKKVAGMDVELTVEERNLLSVAYKNVIGARRASWRIISSIEQKEENKGGEDKLKMIREYRQMVETELKLICCDILDVLDKHLIPAANTGESKVFYYKMKGDYHRYLAEFATGNDRKEAAENSLVAYKAASDIAMTELPPTHPIRLGLALNFSVFYYEILNSPDRACRLAKAAFDDAIAELDTLSEESYKDSTLIMQLLRDNLTLWTSDMQGDGEEQNKEALQDVEDENQ from the exons ATGGACGATCGGGAGGACCTCGTCTATCAGGCCAAGTTGGCTGAGCAGGCTGAGCGCTACGATG AAATGGTTGAATCAATGAAGAAAGTGGCTGGAATGGATGTGGAGTTGACAGTGGAAGAAAGAAACCTGCTTTCTGTTGCATATAAAAACGTGATTGGAGCCAGAAGAGCTTCCTGGAGAATAATCAGCAGCAttgaacagaaagaagaaaacaaaggtggagaagataaattaaaaatgattcGGGAATATCGGCAAATG gtTGAGACTGAGCTGAAGTTAATCTGTTGTGACATTCTGGATGTACTGGACAAACACCTCATTCCAGCAGCTAACACTGGCGAGTCCAAGGTTTTCTATTACAAAAT gaaGGGGGACTACCATAGGTATCTGGCTGAGTTTGCCACAGGAAATGACaggaaggaggctgcagagaaTAGCTTGGTGGCTTATAAAGCTGCTAGTGATATTGCAATGACAGAACTCCCGCCAACACATCCTATCCGCTTAGGACTTGCGCTCAACTTCTCTGTATTCTACTATGAAATTCTTAATTCTCCTGATCGTGCCTGCAG GTTGGCAAAAGCAGCTTTCGATGATGCTATTGCAGAACTGGATACACTGAGTGAAGAAAGCTATAAGGACTCTACACTTATCATGCAGTTGTTACGTGATAATCTGACACTATGGACTTCAGACATGCAGGGTGATG GTGAAGAACAGAATAAAGAAGCGCTGCAGGATGTGGAAGATGAAAACCAGTGA
- the YWHAE gene encoding 14-3-3 protein epsilon isoform X2 encodes MDDREDLVYQAKLAEQAERYDEMVESMKKVAGMDVELTVEERNLLSVAYKNVIGARRASWRIISSIEQKEENKGGEDKLKMIREYRQMVETELKLICCDILDVLDKHLIPAANTGESKVFYYKMKGDYHRYLAEFATGNDRKEAAENSLVAYKAASDIAMTELPPTHPIRLGLALNFSVFYYEILNSPDRACRLAKAAFDDAIAELDTLSEESYKDSTLIMQLLRDNLTLWTSDMQGDDS; translated from the exons ATGGACGATCGGGAGGACCTCGTCTATCAGGCCAAGTTGGCTGAGCAGGCTGAGCGCTACGATG AAATGGTTGAATCAATGAAGAAAGTGGCTGGAATGGATGTGGAGTTGACAGTGGAAGAAAGAAACCTGCTTTCTGTTGCATATAAAAACGTGATTGGAGCCAGAAGAGCTTCCTGGAGAATAATCAGCAGCAttgaacagaaagaagaaaacaaaggtggagaagataaattaaaaatgattcGGGAATATCGGCAAATG gtTGAGACTGAGCTGAAGTTAATCTGTTGTGACATTCTGGATGTACTGGACAAACACCTCATTCCAGCAGCTAACACTGGCGAGTCCAAGGTTTTCTATTACAAAAT gaaGGGGGACTACCATAGGTATCTGGCTGAGTTTGCCACAGGAAATGACaggaaggaggctgcagagaaTAGCTTGGTGGCTTATAAAGCTGCTAGTGATATTGCAATGACAGAACTCCCGCCAACACATCCTATCCGCTTAGGACTTGCGCTCAACTTCTCTGTATTCTACTATGAAATTCTTAATTCTCCTGATCGTGCCTGCAG GTTGGCAAAAGCAGCTTTCGATGATGCTATTGCAGAACTGGATACACTGAGTGAAGAAAGCTATAAGGACTCTACACTTATCATGCAGTTGTTACGTGATAATCTGACACTATGGACTTCAGACATGCAGGGTGATG ATTCCTAA